From the genome of Streptomyces sp. NBC_00659, one region includes:
- a CDS encoding acyl-CoA thioesterase, whose translation MTAEAPAAPALPYGRLLPVTVHFDDLDALGLLHNARYPVMVERAWTALWNERGFGFEGDWEAAGDSCNAVKELRITYEAPVSRPGAYAVHLWLERLGNTGLTYGFRFCSLDGAVTYAHGTRVLVRLDAGTLRPTPWSDRFRAVGRELLRSGD comes from the coding sequence GTGACCGCCGAAGCCCCCGCCGCCCCTGCCCTCCCGTACGGACGCCTCCTGCCCGTCACCGTCCACTTCGACGACCTCGACGCGCTCGGACTGCTGCACAACGCCCGCTACCCGGTCATGGTCGAACGCGCCTGGACCGCGCTGTGGAACGAGCGCGGCTTCGGCTTCGAGGGTGACTGGGAGGCGGCGGGCGACTCGTGCAACGCGGTCAAGGAACTGCGGATCACCTACGAGGCCCCGGTCAGCCGCCCCGGCGCGTACGCCGTCCACCTCTGGCTGGAAAGGCTCGGTAACACCGGACTGACGTACGGCTTCCGCTTCTGCTCCCTGGACGGCGCGGTCACCTACGCGCACGGAACCCGGGTGCTCGTACGGCTCGACGCCGGGACCCTGCGCCCGACGCCGTGGAGCGACCGGTTCAGGGCCGTGGGCCGGGAACTGCTGCGCTCGGGGGACTGA
- a CDS encoding hemolysin family protein, whose amino-acid sequence MTIPLLLLGAAFLLILANGFFVAAEFGLVTVERPDAEKAAADGDRRAGTVVESLKELSFQLSGTQLGITITSLVVGMLAEPALAELLHGPFTAIGLPEGAVPGVAVVVGMLLASAVQMVVGELVPKNWAVSKPLQVARFVAGPQHVFSSLFRPVIAALNTVANRLVRALGVEPAEELASARTPGELISLARHSARAGALEQDTADLFVRTMSLADLTAQHVMTPRVKVSALQSSATAEDVVNLTRATGLSRFPVYRERIDEIVGMVHLKDALAIPSRDRLRTPVGRIAQVPLLVPETLPVQPLLERLRSEQPIAVVVDEYGGTAGVVTLEDIVEELVGEVRDEHDDEQGEPPELAAAPPEDGRPAWDADGSCRVDILQRIGLDVPEGPYETVAGLVADLLGRIPAPGDKAELPGWRLVVRQVGHYRAERVRLVRTALAPEAVR is encoded by the coding sequence ATGACCATCCCCCTGTTGCTCCTTGGCGCGGCGTTCCTGCTGATTCTCGCCAACGGCTTCTTCGTGGCCGCGGAGTTCGGCCTCGTCACCGTGGAGCGCCCCGACGCCGAGAAGGCCGCGGCCGACGGCGACAGACGTGCCGGCACGGTCGTCGAGTCGCTCAAGGAGCTGTCCTTCCAGCTCTCCGGCACCCAGCTCGGCATCACCATCACCTCGCTCGTCGTCGGCATGCTCGCCGAACCGGCGCTCGCCGAGCTCCTGCACGGCCCGTTCACGGCGATCGGGCTGCCCGAGGGCGCCGTGCCCGGCGTCGCCGTGGTGGTCGGCATGCTGCTGGCCTCCGCCGTGCAGATGGTGGTCGGGGAACTCGTGCCCAAGAACTGGGCGGTGTCCAAGCCGCTCCAGGTGGCCCGTTTCGTGGCCGGCCCGCAGCACGTCTTCTCCAGCCTCTTCCGGCCGGTGATCGCCGCGCTGAACACGGTCGCCAACCGGCTCGTCCGCGCCCTGGGCGTGGAACCCGCCGAGGAGCTGGCCTCCGCCCGCACCCCGGGCGAACTCATCTCCCTCGCCCGCCACTCCGCCCGCGCGGGAGCCCTGGAGCAGGACACCGCGGACCTCTTCGTCCGCACGATGTCCCTGGCCGACCTCACCGCGCAGCACGTCATGACGCCGCGGGTGAAGGTCAGCGCCCTCCAGTCGTCGGCCACCGCCGAGGACGTGGTCAACCTCACCCGTGCCACCGGCCTCTCCCGGTTCCCGGTCTACCGGGAGCGGATCGACGAGATCGTCGGCATGGTGCACCTCAAGGACGCCCTCGCGATCCCCTCGCGCGACCGGCTCCGCACACCCGTCGGCCGGATCGCCCAGGTCCCCCTGCTCGTCCCGGAGACCCTGCCCGTGCAGCCCCTCCTGGAGCGGCTGCGCAGTGAACAGCCGATCGCCGTCGTCGTCGACGAGTACGGCGGCACGGCCGGCGTGGTCACCCTGGAGGACATCGTCGAGGAACTCGTCGGCGAGGTCCGCGACGAGCACGACGACGAGCAGGGCGAGCCGCCCGAGCTCGCGGCCGCGCCCCCCGAGGACGGCAGGCCCGCCTGGGACGCCGACGGCAGTTGCCGGGTCGACATCCTGCAGCGCATAGGCCTCGACGTGCCCGAGGGACCGTACGAGACCGTGGCGGGCCTCGTCGCCGACCTGCTCGGCAGGATCCCGGCCCCCGGTGACAAGGCCGAGCTCCCGGGCTGGCGCCTCGTCGTGCGACAGGTCGGGCACTACCGTGCCGAACGCGTCCGCCTCGTGCGCACCGCGCTCGCTCCGGAGGCCGTCCGATGA
- a CDS encoding ROK family transcriptional regulator has translation MPASPSTARAINDRLALRLLQQEGPLTAARLKQLTGLSRPTVADLVERLTASGLVTVVGESGEQRRGPNARVYGIVADRAHLAALDVRTEGVSVVVSDLVGRVLAEASVPIGEGTGTGPAVEQAVALVERAAKEAGSLGVSPPRELVPGWGRLHTVGIGAPGLIDPASGELRNSTGLPAWHRRLVAALQERLPEARVLVENETNLAALAEQREGVARDRDTFVLLWIGHGTGAAVVLDGALRRGASGGTGEIGFLPVPGTTSLPSATDCGGGFHSLVGSAAIAELAAEHGVSARPEGYEPHAAALVRQALATAGSPAADGFLDALADRLAIGAASVSAVLDPGCVVLGGEVGQAGGAALAARVGRRLARMSPLPTEVRASPLGGGAVLRGALLTARDGAQDELFAPRSSR, from the coding sequence ATGCCCGCATCCCCGAGCACCGCACGGGCCATCAACGACCGGCTCGCCCTGCGGCTGTTGCAGCAGGAAGGCCCTTTGACGGCAGCGCGGCTGAAGCAGCTCACCGGCCTGTCCCGGCCGACCGTCGCCGACCTCGTCGAACGCCTCACCGCCTCCGGTCTCGTCACCGTCGTCGGGGAATCGGGGGAGCAGCGGCGCGGCCCGAACGCCCGGGTCTACGGGATCGTCGCGGACCGCGCGCATCTGGCCGCGCTGGACGTCCGTACGGAGGGAGTCTCGGTCGTCGTCTCCGATCTGGTCGGCCGGGTCCTGGCCGAGGCGTCGGTCCCCATCGGCGAGGGCACCGGGACCGGGCCGGCGGTGGAGCAGGCGGTCGCGCTGGTCGAGCGGGCGGCGAAGGAGGCCGGCTCCCTCGGGGTGTCGCCCCCGCGCGAACTCGTCCCGGGGTGGGGCAGGCTGCACACCGTCGGCATCGGGGCGCCCGGCCTGATCGACCCCGCCAGTGGCGAACTCCGCAACTCCACCGGGCTGCCCGCGTGGCACCGGCGGCTGGTCGCGGCCCTTCAGGAACGGCTGCCCGAGGCCCGCGTCCTCGTCGAGAACGAGACCAACCTCGCGGCCCTCGCCGAACAGCGCGAAGGAGTCGCCCGCGACCGCGACACGTTCGTCCTGCTGTGGATCGGCCACGGCACCGGCGCCGCCGTCGTCCTCGACGGCGCCCTGCGCCGCGGCGCCTCCGGAGGTACCGGGGAGATCGGGTTCCTTCCGGTGCCGGGCACCACGAGTCTCCCCTCGGCGACCGACTGCGGGGGCGGCTTCCACTCGCTGGTCGGGTCCGCGGCGATCGCGGAGCTCGCGGCGGAGCACGGTGTCTCGGCGCGGCCCGAGGGCTACGAACCGCACGCCGCGGCGCTGGTGCGGCAGGCGCTGGCGACTGCCGGCTCACCGGCCGCCGACGGCTTCCTCGACGCCCTCGCCGACCGCCTGGCCATCGGGGCGGCCTCCGTCAGTGCCGTGCTGGACCCCGGGTGCGTGGTCCTGGGCGGCGAGGTCGGCCAGGCGGGCGGCGCGGCGCTCGCCGCTCGGGTCGGGCGGCGGCTCGCCCGTATGTCGCCGCTCCCGACCGAGGTGCGCGCGAGCCCGCTGGGCGGGGGTGCGGTGCTGCGCGGCGCCCTCCTGACCGCACGCGACGGCGCCCAGGACGAGCTGTTCGCCCCGCGGTCGTCGCGGTAG
- the hisG gene encoding ATP phosphoribosyltransferase — protein sequence MLRIAVPNKGSLSGPAADMLHEAGYQQRRESKELRIVDPNNEVEFFYLRPRDIAIYVSSGRLDIGITGRDLLVDSGANAEVILPLGFARSTFRFASKPGTAKGIADLNGMTIATSYEGIVAGHLADHGVDASVVHLDGAVETAIELGVAEVIADVVETGTSLRNAGLEIFGEPIMKSEAVVIRRVGAGPTEDAEPKVQQFLRRLQGVLVARTYVMMDYDCRAEHLEKAVALTPGLESPTISPLHNEGWVAVRAMVPSKEAQRIMDDLYELGARAILTTAIHACRL from the coding sequence ATGCTGCGCATCGCCGTCCCCAACAAGGGTTCCCTCTCAGGACCTGCGGCGGACATGCTGCATGAGGCCGGCTACCAGCAGCGCCGGGAGTCCAAGGAGCTGCGGATCGTCGACCCGAACAACGAGGTCGAGTTCTTCTACCTCCGCCCCCGCGACATCGCGATCTACGTCTCCTCCGGCCGTCTCGACATCGGCATCACCGGCCGCGACCTGCTGGTCGACTCCGGAGCCAACGCCGAGGTGATCCTCCCGCTCGGCTTCGCCCGCTCCACCTTCCGCTTCGCCTCCAAGCCGGGCACCGCCAAGGGCATCGCGGACCTGAACGGCATGACGATCGCCACCTCCTACGAGGGCATCGTCGCGGGGCACCTCGCCGACCACGGCGTCGACGCCTCCGTCGTGCACCTCGACGGCGCCGTCGAGACCGCCATCGAACTCGGTGTCGCCGAGGTCATCGCCGACGTCGTCGAGACGGGCACCTCGCTGCGCAACGCGGGCCTGGAGATCTTCGGCGAGCCGATCATGAAGTCCGAGGCCGTCGTCATCCGCCGTGTCGGAGCCGGCCCCACCGAGGACGCCGAGCCCAAGGTCCAGCAGTTCCTGCGCCGCCTCCAGGGCGTGCTGGTCGCGCGGACGTACGTGATGATGGACTACGACTGCCGCGCCGAGCACCTGGAGAAGGCCGTCGCGCTCACTCCCGGCCTGGAGTCGCCGACCATCTCGCCGCTGCACAACGAGGGCTGGGTCGCCGTCCGCGCCATGGTCCCCTCCAAGGAGGCCCAGCGGATCATGGACGACCTGTACGAGCTCGGCGCGCGGGCCATCCTGACCACGGCCATCCACGCCTGCCGGCTCTGA
- the ribH gene encoding 6,7-dimethyl-8-ribityllumazine synthase — protein sequence MSGKGAPELSVRNCGDLRVAVIAAQWHDKVMDGLVDGALRALRELGIDEPTLLRVPGSFELPVAAKVLAGRGYDAIVALGVVIRGGTPHFEYVCQGVTQGLTQVSIDTGVPIGFGVLTCDTEEQALDRAGIEGSNEDKGHEAVTAAVATAATLRSVSEPWH from the coding sequence GTGAGCGGCAAGGGTGCACCTGAACTGTCCGTACGCAACTGCGGCGACCTGCGGGTCGCGGTCATCGCGGCGCAGTGGCACGACAAGGTGATGGACGGTCTCGTCGACGGCGCTCTGCGCGCCCTGCGCGAGCTGGGAATCGACGAGCCGACCCTGTTGCGGGTCCCCGGCAGCTTCGAACTGCCGGTCGCGGCCAAGGTCCTCGCGGGCCGCGGCTACGACGCGATCGTGGCGCTCGGCGTCGTCATCCGCGGCGGAACGCCCCACTTCGAGTATGTGTGCCAGGGCGTCACCCAGGGCCTCACCCAGGTATCCATCGACACCGGCGTCCCCATCGGCTTCGGTGTGCTGACCTGTGACACCGAGGAGCAGGCCCTGGACCGTGCCGGCATCGAGGGCTCCAACGAGGACAAGGGCCACGAGGCGGTGACGGCCGCCGTGGCGACCGCGGCCACCCTCCGCTCAGTATCTGAACCCTGGCACTGA
- a CDS encoding riboflavin synthase, producing the protein MFTGIVEELGEVTAVEILDDASRFRLRGPVVTQGAQHGDSIAVNGVCLTVVEHEGDEFTADVMAETLNRSSLGALTVGSRVNLERPMAVGERLGGHIVQGHVDGTGAVIERKPSENWEIVKISLPADLSRYVVEKGSITVDGISLTVVDAGPDFFTVSLIPTTLDLTTLGHKQPGDPVNLEVDVIAKYVERLLGARGGQSAGLPGVQGAGQ; encoded by the coding sequence GTGTTCACCGGAATCGTCGAAGAGCTGGGTGAGGTCACCGCCGTCGAGATTCTCGACGACGCCTCGCGTTTCCGGCTGCGTGGCCCCGTCGTCACGCAGGGCGCGCAGCACGGCGACTCCATCGCCGTCAACGGAGTCTGTCTCACCGTCGTCGAGCACGAGGGCGACGAGTTCACCGCCGACGTCATGGCCGAGACCCTGAACCGCTCCAGCCTCGGGGCCCTCACCGTCGGCTCCCGCGTCAACCTGGAACGGCCGATGGCCGTGGGCGAGCGCCTCGGCGGCCACATCGTGCAGGGACACGTCGACGGCACCGGCGCGGTCATCGAGCGCAAGCCGTCCGAGAACTGGGAGATCGTCAAGATCTCGCTGCCCGCCGACCTTTCGCGCTATGTGGTCGAGAAGGGTTCCATCACCGTCGACGGCATCAGCCTGACGGTGGTCGACGCCGGCCCCGACTTCTTCACCGTGAGCCTCATTCCCACCACCCTCGACCTGACCACACTGGGCCACAAGCAGCCCGGTGACCCGGTCAACCTCGAGGTCGACGTGATCGCCAAGTACGTCGAGCGGCTGCTGGGCGCACGCGGTGGGCAGTCCGCCGGTCTGCCCGGCGTCCAGGGGGCCGGGCAGTGA
- a CDS encoding phosphoribosyl-ATP diphosphatase, whose product MSKKTFEELFTELQHKAATGDPATSRTAELVGKGVHAIGKKVVEEAAEVWMAAEYEGKDAAAEEISQLLYHVQVMMVARGISLDDVYAHL is encoded by the coding sequence ATGTCCAAGAAGACTTTCGAGGAGCTCTTCACCGAGCTCCAGCACAAGGCCGCCACGGGCGATCCCGCCACTTCGCGCACCGCCGAACTCGTCGGCAAGGGCGTTCATGCCATCGGCAAGAAGGTCGTCGAAGAGGCCGCAGAGGTCTGGATGGCCGCCGAGTACGAGGGCAAGGACGCCGCCGCCGAGGAGATCTCGCAGCTCCTCTACCACGTCCAGGTGATGATGGTCGCGCGCGGGATCTCCCTCGACGACGTGTACGCGCATCTCTAG
- a CDS encoding PH domain-containing protein, with translation MSDLPTLPITFRPSRTRAVLLTAGASILVVITTVAMLLEQLGPGERLSFIFTAALLFGVLLLLSRPKVVADESGVTVVNIASRRHLDWAEIVQVNLRPGDPWVFLDLSDGTSLPVLGIQPGIARQRAIEDARALRALASARGIQEPDGHRDEHQG, from the coding sequence ATGTCGGACCTTCCCACCCTTCCCATAACCTTCCGTCCCTCCCGTACCCGGGCGGTGCTGCTCACCGCGGGCGCGTCGATCCTTGTGGTCATCACCACGGTCGCCATGCTTCTGGAGCAACTCGGCCCGGGGGAGCGGCTCAGCTTCATCTTCACCGCGGCGCTGCTCTTCGGAGTGCTCCTGCTGCTCTCGCGGCCCAAGGTCGTCGCCGACGAGAGCGGTGTCACGGTCGTCAACATCGCGAGCCGCCGGCACCTCGACTGGGCGGAGATCGTCCAGGTCAACCTGCGTCCCGGCGACCCCTGGGTGTTCCTCGACCTCAGTGACGGCACCAGTCTCCCGGTGCTCGGCATCCAGCCGGGCATCGCCCGGCAGCGCGCCATCGAGGACGCCCGTGCCCTGCGCGCCCTGGCTTCGGCCCGTGGAATCCAGGAGCCCGACGGGCACCGTGACGAACATCAGGGCTGA
- a CDS encoding MFS transporter, with product MSGVVYDQREVRRARYAVAAVFAVHGAVTGSFATRVPWIQDHASVSAGQLGFALAFTALGASCSMPLAGRITHRFGSRTALRGLMALWTLALILPSLAPNLPTLCLAMFVYGATAGMADVAMNALGVEVENRLDKSIMSGLHGMWSAGALVGAAAGTLAAHLGSDARLHHALAAATLTLLGLVACRWVLDLQPTEDEEPPPRFALPPRSALLIGAVGFCAVFAEGASLDWSAVYLRDQLDSSAGLAAASTTGFMLTMAVARLVGDTVVNRFGAVRTVRAGGVLAVLGGLLIVVAEHPAVAMGGFALLGLGIAVVVPLCFAAAGRSGPNPSQAIAGVATITYTSGLIAPSLIGSVAQATSLVVSFGLVTILAFGLTVLAGVLRAGDRVTSKVSPPSAAVPGPRP from the coding sequence ATGAGTGGAGTGGTCTACGACCAGCGCGAGGTCAGACGCGCCCGGTACGCCGTGGCGGCCGTGTTCGCCGTGCACGGAGCCGTCACCGGGTCCTTCGCGACCCGCGTGCCCTGGATCCAGGACCACGCGTCGGTCAGCGCGGGGCAGCTCGGTTTCGCGCTCGCCTTCACCGCGCTCGGCGCGTCCTGCTCGATGCCGCTGGCCGGCCGCATCACCCACCGCTTCGGCAGCCGTACGGCGCTGCGCGGACTCATGGCCCTGTGGACGCTGGCCCTGATCCTGCCGTCCCTGGCGCCGAACCTGCCGACCCTGTGCCTCGCGATGTTCGTCTACGGCGCCACGGCGGGGATGGCGGACGTCGCCATGAACGCGCTGGGTGTCGAGGTCGAGAACCGCCTCGACAAGTCGATCATGTCCGGGCTGCACGGCATGTGGAGCGCCGGTGCCCTGGTCGGCGCGGCGGCTGGCACGCTCGCCGCGCATCTGGGCTCGGACGCGCGCCTGCACCACGCCCTGGCCGCGGCGACCCTCACGCTCCTCGGTCTCGTCGCCTGCCGCTGGGTGCTCGATCTTCAGCCCACCGAGGACGAGGAGCCGCCGCCGCGGTTCGCGCTGCCGCCCCGGTCGGCGCTGCTCATCGGCGCGGTCGGCTTCTGCGCGGTCTTCGCGGAGGGCGCGAGCCTGGACTGGTCGGCCGTCTACCTGCGCGACCAGCTGGACAGCTCGGCGGGTCTCGCCGCGGCGTCGACCACCGGTTTCATGCTGACCATGGCGGTGGCCCGACTGGTGGGCGACACGGTGGTGAACCGGTTCGGCGCCGTGCGCACCGTGCGGGCGGGCGGTGTGCTGGCCGTGCTCGGCGGACTGCTGATCGTCGTGGCGGAGCATCCGGCGGTGGCGATGGGCGGCTTCGCGCTCCTCGGCCTCGGCATCGCGGTCGTGGTCCCGCTCTGCTTCGCGGCGGCCGGGCGCAGCGGCCCCAACCCCAGTCAGGCCATCGCGGGCGTCGCGACCATCACGTACACGTCAGGGCTGATCGCGCCGAGCCTGATCGGGTCGGTGGCGCAGGCGACGAGTCTGGTCGTGTCGTTCGGGCTGGTCACGATCCTGGCGTTCGGGCTCACCGTGCTCGCGGGTGTGCTGCGGGCCGGAGACCGCGTCACGTCGAAGGTCAGTCCCCCGAGCGCAGCAGTTCCCGGCCCACGGCCCTGA
- a CDS encoding bifunctional 3,4-dihydroxy-2-butanone-4-phosphate synthase/GTP cyclohydrolase II: protein MTTAPVWYSTGHDQDASDFALDPVEQAIADIAAGRPIVVVDDEDRENEGDLVVAAEMATPEIVAFMMSECRGLICAPMEGDELDRLRLPQMVDDNTESMKTAFTVSVDASAAHGVTTGISAADRAATLRLLADGVSGAEDFVRPGHVFPLRARPGGVLARNGHTEAAVDLARLAGLRPAGAIVEIAGEDGRMLRLPELIPFARKHGLTIISIEDLIDYRRSAESTLAAATGAAPAAPTVRREAEVRLPTAFGEFTAYGYRSTADGVEHVALVHGEIGEGEDVLVRVHSECLTGDVFHSHRCDCGPQLQTSMQRIQTEGRGIVVYLRGHEGRGIGLLSKLRAYELQERGRDTLDANLELGLPADARDYGASARILEDLGVRSLRLMTNNPDKTDALVRYGLRVSGREPMPVQAGEHNLGYLRTKRDRMGHDLPWLDATTVSACGSQ from the coding sequence ATGACAACGGCGCCGGTTTGGTACAGCACCGGGCACGATCAGGATGCCTCGGACTTCGCGCTCGACCCCGTCGAGCAGGCCATCGCCGACATCGCGGCCGGCCGCCCGATCGTGGTCGTCGACGACGAGGACCGGGAGAACGAGGGAGACCTCGTCGTCGCCGCCGAGATGGCGACCCCCGAGATCGTCGCCTTCATGATGAGCGAGTGCCGCGGACTGATCTGCGCGCCCATGGAGGGCGACGAACTCGACCGGCTGCGCCTTCCGCAGATGGTCGACGACAACACCGAGTCGATGAAGACCGCGTTCACGGTGTCGGTGGACGCGTCCGCCGCCCACGGGGTGACCACCGGCATCTCGGCGGCCGACCGCGCGGCCACCCTGCGGCTCCTCGCGGACGGCGTCTCGGGGGCCGAGGACTTCGTGCGCCCCGGCCACGTCTTCCCGCTGCGCGCCCGGCCCGGAGGCGTGCTGGCCCGCAACGGCCACACCGAGGCCGCCGTCGACCTGGCCCGGCTGGCGGGACTTCGCCCAGCCGGAGCGATCGTCGAGATCGCCGGCGAGGACGGCCGGATGCTCCGGCTGCCCGAACTGATCCCCTTCGCCCGCAAGCACGGCCTGACGATCATCTCCATCGAGGACCTGATCGACTACCGCCGCTCGGCCGAGAGCACCCTGGCTGCCGCGACCGGGGCGGCCCCCGCCGCACCCACCGTCCGGCGCGAGGCCGAGGTCCGTCTCCCCACCGCCTTCGGCGAGTTCACCGCGTACGGCTACCGCTCCACCGCCGACGGCGTCGAGCATGTCGCCCTCGTCCACGGCGAGATCGGCGAGGGCGAGGACGTCCTGGTCCGGGTCCACTCCGAGTGCCTCACCGGCGATGTCTTCCACTCGCACCGCTGCGACTGCGGACCCCAGCTCCAGACCTCCATGCAGCGCATCCAGACCGAGGGCCGCGGCATCGTCGTCTACCTCCGCGGTCACGAGGGGCGCGGCATCGGGCTGCTGTCCAAGCTCCGCGCGTACGAACTCCAGGAACGCGGCCGGGACACCCTCGACGCCAACCTGGAACTCGGCCTGCCCGCCGACGCCCGGGACTACGGCGCGAGCGCGCGGATCCTGGAGGACCTCGGCGTCCGCAGCCTGCGCCTGATGACCAACAACCCCGACAAGACCGACGCGCTCGTCCGGTACGGCCTGCGGGTCAGCGGACGGGAGCCGATGCCCGTCCAGGCGGGCGAGCACAATCTCGGCTACCTGCGGACCAAGCGGGACCGGATGGGCCACGACCTCCCCTGGCTCGACGCGACCACCGTGTCGGCCTGCGGGAGCCAGTGA
- a CDS encoding nicotinamide mononucleotide transporter family protein, with translation MNWLNSEAFVLLDQHIMWSDMIGNVIGLIALALGWRRSVWSWPVQLLSGIVLFAAFFGHLTGSAGKQVVVIVVALWGWWQWNRGEGKDGRVSVRFATWRERAYMAGAALVGTLAVSGLFHAYPTLSWDPWPDAYIFVGTIVAMYAQARGMVEFWFAWLLVDVVGVPLNFANGYAFSGFVYVLYGALVLWGMRDWWLRSREAGQPVMEGAPA, from the coding sequence GTGAACTGGCTGAACTCCGAGGCCTTCGTCCTCCTCGACCAGCACATCATGTGGTCGGACATGATCGGCAACGTGATCGGTCTGATCGCCCTCGCGCTCGGCTGGCGGCGCTCCGTGTGGAGCTGGCCCGTCCAGCTCCTCTCCGGAATCGTCCTCTTCGCCGCCTTCTTCGGTCACCTCACCGGCAGCGCCGGCAAGCAGGTCGTGGTCATCGTCGTCGCCCTGTGGGGCTGGTGGCAGTGGAACCGCGGCGAGGGCAAGGACGGACGCGTCTCCGTGCGGTTCGCCACCTGGCGCGAACGCGCGTACATGGCGGGCGCCGCCCTCGTGGGCACCCTCGCCGTCAGCGGCCTGTTCCACGCCTACCCGACGCTGTCCTGGGACCCCTGGCCCGACGCGTACATCTTCGTCGGCACGATCGTCGCCATGTACGCGCAGGCCCGCGGCATGGTCGAGTTCTGGTTCGCCTGGCTTCTGGTCGACGTCGTGGGCGTCCCGCTCAACTTCGCCAACGGCTACGCCTTCTCCGGTTTCGTCTACGTCCTGTACGGCGCGCTCGTCCTGTGGGGCATGCGCGACTGGTGGCTGCGCTCCCGTGAGGCCGGGCAGCCCGTCATGGAAGGAGCCCCGGCATGA
- a CDS encoding alginate lyase family protein produces MSARSGLGLVAVAATVMFATLVAPSASARTASADAPRASGRAASAATHAVSARTESTGGPAVSGRAATGLPRTVVLDGGRLRRTRARLDHGDRRLALALRRLTARADNWLDQGPWTVVDKPKPAPGGDVHDYLSQAPYWWPSQPATADNPWGCPYVQRDGQRNPEVDTGTDRQDVEKVFDSTYDLALAWYYTGEKRYAVKASQVLRTWFLDPATRMNPNLDHGQFIPCKYDGRAIGVIDFSQSYTSVLDAIALLDTGAPGWSRRDRAAMLAWNTGYRDWLTDSAFGKEEGAARNNHGTFYDMQLAALAYATGDKGLARRTVLAARGLRIDPQIAADGSQPQELARTRSWHYSTFDLVAYTRLAAVGRKVGVDLWAYRGPDGQSLFEAVGYLLPAATGAEPWSHPELEFHRFAATDVVHAAADAGDRAAQAAVAGLEAPPGGDLWELRPAAEQLDSIAG; encoded by the coding sequence GTGAGTGCACGATCCGGACTGGGCCTGGTGGCCGTGGCGGCCACCGTCATGTTCGCGACCCTCGTCGCCCCCTCGGCGTCCGCTCGTACGGCGTCCGCGGACGCGCCTCGGGCATCCGGCCGCGCCGCGTCCGCGGCCACCCACGCGGTGTCGGCGCGTACGGAGTCCACGGGCGGCCCCGCGGTGTCCGGACGGGCCGCGACCGGGCTGCCGAGGACCGTGGTCCTCGACGGCGGCCGGCTGAGGCGCACCCGCGCCCGCCTGGACCACGGCGACCGCCGGCTCGCCCTGGCTCTGCGCCGGTTGACGGCCCGCGCCGACAACTGGCTGGACCAGGGCCCCTGGACGGTCGTCGACAAGCCGAAACCCGCCCCGGGCGGCGATGTTCACGACTACCTCAGCCAGGCCCCCTACTGGTGGCCCTCGCAGCCGGCCACCGCGGACAACCCCTGGGGCTGTCCGTACGTCCAGCGCGACGGGCAGCGCAATCCCGAGGTGGACACCGGTACGGACCGCCAGGACGTCGAGAAGGTCTTCGACTCGACGTACGACCTCGCGCTCGCCTGGTACTACACCGGTGAGAAGCGGTACGCCGTGAAAGCCTCCCAGGTTCTGCGCACATGGTTCCTGGACCCCGCCACACGGATGAACCCGAACTTGGACCACGGCCAGTTCATCCCCTGCAAGTACGACGGCCGGGCCATCGGCGTCATCGACTTCTCGCAGTCCTACACGAGCGTCCTCGACGCGATCGCCCTCCTCGACACCGGTGCCCCCGGCTGGTCCCGGCGCGACCGGGCCGCGATGCTCGCCTGGAACACCGGCTACCGCGACTGGCTGACGGACAGCGCCTTCGGCAAGGAGGAGGGCGCTGCGCGGAACAACCACGGCACCTTCTACGACATGCAGCTCGCCGCCCTCGCGTACGCGACCGGCGACAAGGGCCTCGCCCGGCGGACCGTGCTCGCCGCGCGCGGCCTGCGTATCGACCCGCAGATCGCAGCCGACGGCAGCCAGCCCCAGGAGCTCGCCCGCACCCGCAGCTGGCACTACTCGACCTTCGACCTGGTGGCGTACACCCGGCTCGCCGCCGTCGGCCGGAAGGTCGGCGTGGACCTGTGGGCGTACCGGGGACCGGACGGCCAGAGCCTGTTCGAAGCGGTCGGCTACCTGCTGCCCGCGGCGACCGGAGCCGAGCCGTGGAGCCACCCTGAGCTGGAGTTCCACCGCTTCGCGGCGACCGATGTGGTGCACGCGGCGGCGGACGCGGGGGACCGGGCCGCGCAGGCCGCCGTGGCGGGGCTCGAGGCGCCGCCCGGCGGTGATCTGTGGGAGCTGCGGCCGGCCGCCGAGCAGCTCGACTCCATCGCGGGCTGA